GCCTCAATGCCTGCCAGCACTTCATCCGACAGCTTCAAATCGACGCTGGCAATGTTGCTGTCCAGTTGCTCAAGCGTGGTGGCGCCAATGATGTTGCTGGTTACGAACGGTTGCTGCGTGACGAACGCCAGTGCCATCTGCGCCGGGTCCAGGCCGTGTTCACGAGCCAGTGCCACGTAACGGCTGCACGCTGCTTCCGACTGCGGGTTGAAATAGCGGCTGAAGCGGCTGTAGAGGCTCAGGCGACCTTTTGGCGGACGCGCGCCACCTTCGTACTTGCCCGACAGAAAGCCGAACGCCAGTGGCGAGTAGGCCAGCAAGCCACATTGTTCGCGGATGGCAATTTCCGCCAGGCCGACTTCGAAGCTGCGATTGAGCAGGTTGTAGGGGTTCTGGATGGATACCGCGCGGGGCCAGCCACGGGCTTCGGCGAGGGCAAGGAAGCGCATGGTGCCCCACGGGGTTTCGTTGGACAGGCCGATATGGCGGATCTTGCCAGCCTTGACCTGTTCGTCCAGCGCTTCGAGGGTGTCCTCCAGTGGCGTCAGATTGGCTTCGATCTTGTGTTTGTAACCGAGCTGGCCAAAGAAATTGGTACTGCGTTCCGGCCAGTGCAGTTGATAGAGGTCGATGTAATCGGTCTGCAAGCGCTTGAGGCTGGCGTCCACGGCTTCGCTGATGTGTTGGCGGTTGTGCCGCAGGTTTTTGTCGCGAATGTAGTCGATGGTGTTGCCGGGGCCGGCGATCTTGCTCGCCAGGATCCAGTCGGCGCGATCGCCGCGACTTTTGAAGTAGTTGCCGATGTAGCGCTCGGTGGTGGCGTAGGTGTCGGCCTTGGGCGGCACCGGGTACATCTCGGCGGTGTCGATGAAATTGATCCCGGCGCCCTTGGCGCGTTCGATCTGGGCGAAGGCTTCAGCCTCACTGTTTTGCTCGCCCCAGGTCATGGTGCCGAGGCAGATGGCGCTCACGTTCAGATCGGTACGGCCTAGCTGGCGATAGTCCATCGGGTGCTCCTTGGGCAAAACAATCATAAAAGCAGGTTGAAATATTTTTCGCAATCTGCATAATTGCGCACCTCTTTCTGCAGTGGAAGTGATGCGCCGCCGCCGAAGAATCTTGCCGTTGAACGGACGCGCCGACCCGAGCCCCCGAAAGCGTCTGTATCCGGCTGCCTTTGACTTGTCAAAGTACGCACTATTCAGTAAGATCCGCCGTCTAATTTACAGGGCGGCCCCTGAGGCTATAAAGAATGAAAACTTTTACTGCTAAACCGGAAACAGTAAAGCGCGACTGGTTTGTCGTCGACGCTGCTGGTCAGACCCTGGGTCGTCTGGCCACTGAAATCGCGAGCCGTCTGCGTGGCAAGCACAAGGCTGAGTACACTCCTCACGTTGATACCGGCGACTACATCGTCGTAATCAACGCTGAGCAAGTACGTGTTACTGGCGCTAAAACCACTGACAAAATGTACTACTCCCACTCCGGTTTCCCGGGCGGCATCAAGTCGATCAACTTCGAAAAGCTGATCGCTAAAGCCCCTGAGCGCGTGATCGAGACCGCGGTCAAAGGCATGCTGCCTAAGAACCCGCTGGGTCGCGACATGTATCGTAAGCTGAAAGTCTATGCGGGCGCTGCTCACCCTCATACTGCTCAGCAGCCCCAAGAACTGAAGTTTTAACGGAATAGTTCATTATGTCGGCGACTCAAAATTACGGCACTGGCCGTCGCAAGACTGCAACCGCACGCGTTTTCCTGCGTCCGGGCACTGGTAACATCTCCATCAACAACCGTTCGCTGGATAATTTCTTCGGCCGCGAAACTGCCCGCATGGTAGTTCGTCAGCCGCTGGAATTGACTGAGACTGTCGAGAAGTTCGACATCTACGTCACCGTGATCGGCGGTGGTGTAAGTGGTCAAGCTGGCGCAATCCGCCACGGTATCACTCGCGCTCTGATGGACTACGACGAAACTCTGCGCTCTGCTCTGCGCAAAGCTGGCTTCGTAACCCGCGATGCACGTGAAGTTGAACGTAAGAAAGTCGGTCTGCGTAAAGCGCGTAAGCGTCCGCAGTACTCGAAGCGTTAATTCGCTTTCACGTTCAAAAAGAACGCCCAGTTTCCTTGCGAAGCTGGGCGTTTTTTTATGGGCGCTATTTATCAACGAATTGCGCTGTGACAACTTGCCACATCCGCAGAGGCCCTATACTACAAGGCTTGGCAGTGGAGCCCTTCGGTAATTACCTTGTCAGAATTGGGGCTTTTCATTACCATTCGGCAAAATTTTTATAAGTTCAGATTTTTACTTAGTAGACGCCTGATTTAACAGGCCACAAAGCTGATGGGAGAGGACTGAATGAGCAATGACGGCGTGAATGCAGGCCGGCGTCGCTTCTTGGTAGCAGCCACATCCGTGGTGGGTGCTGCAGGAGCGGTGGGGGCTGCGGTCCCGTTCGTGGGGTCATGGTTTCCCAGTGCCAAGGCGAAAGCCGCAGGTGCACCGGTGAAAGTGAATGTCAGCAAAATCGAGCCAGGCCAGCAAATGATTGCTGAGTGGCGCGGCCAGCCGGTGTTCATCGTCCGCCGTACCGAGG
The Pseudomonas sp. GR 6-02 genome window above contains:
- a CDS encoding NADP(H)-dependent aldo-keto reductase, which gives rise to MDYRQLGRTDLNVSAICLGTMTWGEQNSEAEAFAQIERAKGAGINFIDTAEMYPVPPKADTYATTERYIGNYFKSRGDRADWILASKIAGPGNTIDYIRDKNLRHNRQHISEAVDASLKRLQTDYIDLYQLHWPERSTNFFGQLGYKHKIEANLTPLEDTLEALDEQVKAGKIRHIGLSNETPWGTMRFLALAEARGWPRAVSIQNPYNLLNRSFEVGLAEIAIREQCGLLAYSPLAFGFLSGKYEGGARPPKGRLSLYSRFSRYFNPQSEAACSRYVALAREHGLDPAQMALAFVTQQPFVTSNIIGATTLEQLDSNIASVDLKLSDEVLAGIEAIHQDQPNPAP
- the rplM gene encoding 50S ribosomal protein L13, which codes for MKTFTAKPETVKRDWFVVDAAGQTLGRLATEIASRLRGKHKAEYTPHVDTGDYIVVINAEQVRVTGAKTTDKMYYSHSGFPGGIKSINFEKLIAKAPERVIETAVKGMLPKNPLGRDMYRKLKVYAGAAHPHTAQQPQELKF
- the rpsI gene encoding 30S ribosomal protein S9 — protein: MSATQNYGTGRRKTATARVFLRPGTGNISINNRSLDNFFGRETARMVVRQPLELTETVEKFDIYVTVIGGGVSGQAGAIRHGITRALMDYDETLRSALRKAGFVTRDAREVERKKVGLRKARKRPQYSKR